One Argiope bruennichi chromosome 5, qqArgBrue1.1, whole genome shotgun sequence DNA segment encodes these proteins:
- the LOC129968584 gene encoding fibroin heavy chain-like isoform X15 yields the protein MHQFSRLTFFFFILFLQGFSALGQNDATVEVISNFIGCLKQSGVFSYEQNEDLNLVLETAKMQRNKMGNRVTESKLKTIRMGVAGSIAETAVASPNGASPSLTSSVDNCLTSAMLQVTGQVDQTFRTEMSQIMQVVYNDEKNSVSSYGYGAGAGAGAGAGAGAGAGAGAGYGGGYGIGNGAGSGAGYGAGAGSAAGSGAGSGAGAGSGVGAGAGYGAGVGAGAGAGAGFGRGYGAGSGAGAGAGAGVGFGSGAGAGAGAGSGAGAGSGYGAGSGAGFGSGAGAGSGSGAGAGYGSGSGSGYGAGSGSGAGAGSGAGSGAGAGSGSSAGAGYGSGAGSGAGSGSGAGGGYGSGAGAGAGSGSGAGSGAGAGYGAGSGTGSGSGSGYGAGSGAGAGAGSGSGTGYGSGSGAGSGAGAGSGSGYGAGSGAGAGVGSGAGSGAGAGYGSGAGAGYGSGAGSGAGAGAGFGSGAGAGAGSGSGSGYGSGFGAGSGAGAGYGSGAGSGAGAGAGFGSGAGAGAGSGSGSGYGSGFGAGSGAGAGAGSGAGAGAGYGRGFGTGAGAGTGRGSGAGYGSGYGAGSGSGIGIGSGLGAGSGYGSGYGAGAGAGSGAGYGAGSGAGAGSGEGAGYGSGSGAGSGAGAGSGSGAGAGYGSGSGSGYGAGSGSGAGAGSGAGAGSGAGAGSGSGAGAASGAGAGSGSGAGAGYGSGAGSGAGYGSGAGAGAGSGSGAGYGSDSGAGSGAGAGSGSGYGAGSGAGAGAGSGAGSGAGAGYGSGAGAGYGSGAGSGAGAGTGFGSGAGAGAGSGSGAGYGSGFGAGSGAGAGAGSGAGAGAGYGRGFGTGAGYGAGSGAGAGAGTGRGSGAGYGSGYGAGSGSGIGIGSGLGAGSGYGSGYGAGAGAGSGAGYGAGSGAGAGSGAGAGSGAGSGSGSGAGAGYGSGSGSGYGGGSGSGAGAGSGAGAGSGAGAGSGSGAGAGSGAGAGSGSGAGAGYGSGAGSGAGYGSGAGAGVGSGSGASYGSGSGAGSGAGAGSGSGYGAGSGAGAGAGSGAGAGAGAGYGSGAAAGYGSGAGSGTGAGYGSGSGAGSGAGSGYGSGYGAGAGVGSGAGYGAGSGVGYGAGSGVGYGAGLGAGAGSGAGAGYGLGAGAGSGSGYGVGAGAGSGAGAGAGYGTGFGTGAGYGAGSGAGSGSGTGAGSGSGAGSGYGSGYGAGTGAGAGYGRGLGAAAGYGTGSGAGAGAGSGAGAGTGAGSGSGSGAGAGYGSGAGSGAGAGSGSGSGSGAGAGAGSGSGAGNGSGSGAGSGAGAGTGSGYGTGAGAGSGAGAGAGSGVGAGAGSGSGAGFGSSYGAGSGYGIGVGSGSGAGAGYGRGLGAGAGYGAGSGAGSGSGSGYGAGSGAGAGIGSGSGAGSGSGYGTGAGAGSGAGAGIGSGSGAGSGSGYGTGAGAGSGAGAGAGTGVGAGAGYGRGFGTGAGYGAGSGAGAGAGSGSGAGFGSGYGAGLGSGIGVGSGSGAGSGAGAGSGAGAGYGSGAGAGYGSGSGSGYGAGSGSGAGAGSGAGAGSGAGAGSGSGAGYGSGAGAGAGSGSGAGYGSGSGAGSGAGAGSGSGYGAGSGAGAGAGSGAGSGAGAGYGSGAGAGYGSGVGSGAGAGAGYGSGAGAGAGSGSGAGYGSGSGAGSGAGSGYGSGYGAGAGVGSGAGYGAGSGVGYGAGSGAGAGSGAGAGYGYGLGAGAGSGSGYGVGAGTGSGAGAGSGAGAGSGSGAGAGYGYGAGAGYGSGAGAGSGSGAGAGAGYGFGAGSGAGAGSGAGAGAGLGAGAGSGAGAGAGSGAGAGSGTGAGSGSGAGAGYGSGAGAGAGSGSGTGYGSGSGAGSGAGAGYGSGYGAGAGAGSGAGYGAGSGAGYGAGSGAGYGAGSGAGAGYGSGSGAGSGAGGGYGSGYGVGAGAGSGAGYGAGSGAGYGAGLGAGAGSGAGAGAGSGAGAGAGSGSGAGSGYGSGAGTGAGSGYGSGYGVGSGAGAGSGAGAGSGYGSGAGAGAGSGSGAGYGSGYGAGSGVGSGAGAGSGSGAGSGAGAGAGYGSGYGAGAGAGYGAGSGAGAGAGSGSGYGAGAGAGYGAGSGAGAGAGSGSGYGAGAGAGSGAGAGSGSGAGSGAGAGAGYGAGSGAGAGSGSGSGYGAGAGAGYGAGSGAGAGAGSGSGYGAGAGAGYGAGSGAGAGAGSGSGYGAGAGAGSGAGAGAGSGAGAGSGSGAGSGAGAGAGYGAGSGAGAGSGSGTGSGAGAGAGYGAGSGAGAGAGYGGGFGAGSGSGSGAGAGVGSGSGYGTGAGSGAGAGSGAGAGSGVGAGAGSGSGAGYGSGYGAGSGAGSSAGAGSGSGYGTGAGTGSGSGVGFGAGYGGGYGAGFGAGSGVGYGAGAGAGAGTGNVIGDAFAQEFTKNLLSSGVLTSETVTSSSAQATASSMAATAAQSLGLDANTANYLSNEMARMAASMAQSASDQAAFVQALSYNMGKLLAESGAINESTASSAASSASSSVTQTIRTYDLGGGAGYGGAAAAGAGASAAAGASASSSVSSSSGVGTANYGGYGYGTAGAATEAGAYSSALSGLASPEAVNRIVSNIGPIVYGGSSALSDVASNIISQVSASAYGASANDVVIQGLLELISILVHIINNCSIGPVNPNGADASLATVRQAMAPILG from the exons ATGCATCAGTTTTCTCGATTAAcgttctttttcttcattttattcctTCAAGGGTTTTCGGCCCTAGGACAAAATGACGCTACAGTAGAAGTGATCTCAAACTTTATAGGGTGTTTGAAACAAAGCGGTGTGTTCTCATATGAACAAAATGAGGATCTGAACCTAGTCTTAGAAACGGCCAAAATGCAGAGAAATAAAATGGGAAACAGAGTAACAGAAAGCAAACTTAAAACAATAAGGATGGGTGTGGCTGGATCCATAGCTGAAACAGCAGTAGCTTCCCCGAATGGAGCTTCTCCGTCTTTGACAAGCAGCGTTGACAACTGTTTGACTAGCGCAATGCTCCAAGTGACTGGACAAGTAGATCAAACTTTCAGAACGGAAATGTCGCAAATCATGCAAGTAGTGTATAATGACGAAAAAAATTCTGTATCTTCATACGGATATGGCGCTGGCGCAGGAGCAGGAGCAGGAGCCGGTGCTGGTGCCGGAGCCGGAGCTGGAGCTGGATATGGAGGGGGGTACGGAATCGGTAACGGTGCTGGATCAGGCGCTGGATATGGAGCTGGAGCTGGATCAGCCGCAGGATCAGGAGCAGGTTCGGGAGCAGGAGCAGGTTCGGGAGTAGGAGCTGGAGCTGGATACGGTGCGGGAGTTGGTGCAGGTGCTGGAGCCGGAGCTGGATTTGGAAGAGGATATGGTGCTGGTTCGGGAGCTGGAGCTGGAGCAGGTGCTGGAGTGGGATTTGGATCTGGAGCAGGAGCCGGAGCTGGAGCTGGATCAGGTGCGGGAGCCGGAAGTGGTTACGGTGCTGGTTCTGGAGCTGGATTTGGATCAGGAGCTGGAGCTGGATCTGGATCAGGAGCTGGAGCTGGTTACGGATCGGGATCAGGAAGCGGTTATGGTGCTGGATCAGGTTCAGGAGCCGGAGCTGGTTCAGGTGCTGGATCGGGTGCCGGAGCGGGATCTGGATCAAGTGCTGGAGCTGGATACGGATCTGGCGCTGGATCAGGAGCTGGATCTGGATCAGGAGCGGGCGGTGGATACGGATCGGGTGCAGGAGCCGGAGCTGGGTCAGGTTCTGGAGCTGGATCAGGTGCCGGAGCAGGATACGGAGCAGGATCAGGTACTGGATCGGGATCTGGTAGCGGTTACGGTGCTGGATCAGGTGCCGGAGCCGGAGCTGGATCAGGTTCAGGAACCGGTTACGGAAGTGGTTCTGGAGCTGGATCCGGTGCTGGTGCGGGATCTGGAAGCGGTTATGGTGCTGGATCAGGTGCAGGTGCCGGAGTTGGTTCAGGTGCTGGATCGGGTGCAGGAGCCGGATATGGATCAGGTGCTGGGGCTGGATACGGATCTGGCGCTGGATCAGGTGCTGGAGCGGGAGCTGGATTCGGATCGGGTGCCGGAGCCGGAGCTGGGTCAGGTTCAGGGTCTGGTTACGGAAGTGGTTTTGGTGCTGGATCAGGTGCTGGGGCTGGATACGGATCTGGCGCTGGATCAGGTGCTGGAGCGGGAGCTGGATTCGGATCGGGTGCCGGAGCCGGAGCTGGGTCAGGTTCAGGGTCTGGTTACGGAAGTGGTTTTGGTGCTGGATCAGGTGCAGGAGCCGGAGCTGGATCAGGCGCAGGTGCGGGAGCTGGATACGGAAGAGGATTCGGTACTGGAGCTGGAGCTGGAACTGGGAGAGGTTCTGGAGCCGGTTACGGAAGTGGCTATGGAGCTGGTTCAGGTTCCGGAATTGGTATTGGTTCAGGATTAGGTGCTGGATCGGGATACGGAAGCGGTTATGGTGCCGGAGCTGGTGCTGGATCAGGTGCAGGATACGGAGCAGGTTCAGGTGCTGGAGCTGGATCGGGAGAAGGAGCTGGATATGGATCAGGTTCTGGAGCTGGATCAGGAGCTGGCGCAGGATCTGGATCAGGAGCTGGAGCTGGTTACGGATCGGGATCAGGAAGCGGTTATGGAGCTGGATCCGGTTCAGGAGCCGGAGCTGGTTCAGGTGCTGGAGCTGGATCGGGTGCAGGAGCGGGATCTGGCTCAGGTGCTGGAGCTGCATCGGGTGCAGGAGCAGGATCTGGCTCAGGTGCTGGAGCTGGATACGGATCTGGCGCTGGATCAGGTGCTGGATACGGATCGGGAGCCGGAGCCGGAGCTGGGTCAGGTTCAGGAGCCGGTTACGGAAGTGATTCTGGAGCTGGATCCGGTGCTGGAGCGGGATCTGGAAGCGGTTATGGTGCTGGATCTGGCGCAGGAGCAGGAGCTGGTTCAGGTGCTGGATCGGGTGCAGGAGCCGGATATGGATCAGGTGCTGGAGCTGGATACGGATCTGGCGCTGGATCAGGTGCTGGAGCGGGAACTGGATTCGGATCAGGTGCCGGAGCCGGAGCTGGGTCAGGTTCAGGAGCTGGTTACGGAAGTGGTTTTGGTGCTGGATCAGGTGCAGGAGCCGGAGCGGGATCAGGCGCAGGGGCGGGAGCTGGATACGGAAGAGGATTCGGTACTGGAGCCGGATATGGCGCTGGATCAGGAGCGGGAGCTGGAGCTGGAACTGGGAGAGGTTCTGGAGCCGGTTACGGAAGTGGCTATGGAGCTGGTTCAGGTTCCGGAATTGGTATTGGTTCAGGATTAGGTGCTGGATCGGGATACGGAAGTGGTTATGGTGCCGGAGCTGGTGCTGGATCAGGTGCAGGATACGGAGCAGGTTCAGGTGCTGGAGCTGGATCGGGAGCAGGAGCTGGATCAGGAGCTGGCTCAGGATCTGGATCAGGAGCTGGAGCTGGTTACGGATCGGGATCAGGAAGCGGTTATGGAGGTGGATCAGGTTCAGGAGCCGGAGCTGGATCAGGTGCTGGAGCTGGATCGGGTGCAGGAGCGGGATCTGGCTCAGGTGCTGGAGCTGGATCGGGTGCAGGAGCAGGATCTGGCTCAGGTGCTGGAGCTGGATACGGATCTGGCGCTGGATCAGGTGCTGGATACGGATCGGGAGCCGGAGCCGGAGTTGGGTCAGGTTCAGGAGCCAGTTACGGAAGTGGTTCTGGAGCTGGATCCGGTGCTGGAGCGGGATCTGGAAGCGGTTATGGTGCTGGATCTGGCGCAGGAGCAGGAGCTGGTTCAGGTGCTGGAGCGGGTGCAGGAGCCGGATATGGATCAGGTGCTGCAGCTGGTTACGGATCTGGCGCTGGATCAGGTACAGGAGCTGGTTACGGAAGTGGTTCTGGTGCTGGATCAGGTGCAGGATCGGGATACGGAAGCGGTTATGGTGCCGGAGCCGGAGTTGGATCAGGTGCAGGATACGGAGCAGGATCAGGTGTAGGCTACGGAGCAGGATCAGGTGTAGGCTACGGAGCAGGATTAGGTGCTGGAGCTGGATCGGGAGCAGGAGCTGGATATGGATTGGGTGCCGGAGCGGGATCAGGAAGTGGATATGGTGTTGGAGCCGGAGCTGGATCAGGCGCAGGAGCTGGAGCTGGATACGGAACAGGATTTGGCACTGGAGCCGGATATGGCGCTGGATCAGGTGCTGGTTCAGGATCCGGAACAGGAGCTGGTTCAGGATCAGGTGCTGGATCGGGATATGGAAGCGGTTATGGTGCTGGAACAGGTGCTGGAGCTGGATATGGAAGAGGATTAGGTGCTGCAGCCGGATATGGCACTGGATCAGGTGCAGGTGCCGGAGCTGGTTCAGGTGCTGGAGCTGGAACGGGAGCAGGATCCGGATCTGGGTCGGGTGCTGGTGCTGGATACGGATCTGGCGCAGGATCAGGAGCTGGAGCTGGATCTGGATCAGGATCAGGATCGGGAGCAGGAGCCGGAGCTGGGTCAGGTTCTGGAGCCGGTAACGGAAGTGGTTCTGGAGCTGGATCAGGTGCCGGAGCGGGAACTGGAAGTGGATATGGTACTGGAGCCGGCGCTGGATCAGGTGCAGGGGCCGGAGCTGGATCGGGCGTAGGTGCGGGAGCTGGATCAGGTTCTGGAGCCGGTTTTGGAAGTTCCTATGGTGCTGGTTCAGGATACGGAATTGGTGTTGGTTCAGGATCAGGTGCTGGAGCTGGATACGGAAGAGGATTAGGTGCTGGAGCCGGATATGGAGCTGGATCAGGTGCAGGATCGGGATCTGGTAGCGGTTACGGAGCGGGATCAGGTGCAGGAGCCGGTATCGGAAGTGGTTCTGGAGCTGGATCAGGAAGCGGTTATGGTACTGGAGCCGGCGCTGGATCAGGTGCAGGAGCCGGTATCGGAAGTGGTTCTGGAGCTGGATCAGGAAGCGGTTATGGTACTGGAGCCGGCGCTGGATCAGGTGCAGGAGCTGGAGCTGGAACGGGCGTAGGTGCGGGAGCTGGATACGGAAGAGGGTTCGGTACTGGAGCCGGATATGGCGCTGGATCAGGTGCGGGAGCAGGAGCTGGTTCAGGTTCTGGAGCCGGTTTCGGAAGTGGCTATGGCGCTGGTTTAGGATCCGGAATTGGTGTTGGTTCAGGATCAGGTGCTGGATCGGGTGCTGGAGCTGGATCGGGAGCAGGAGCTGGATATGGATCAGGAGCTGGAGCTGGTTACGGATCGGGATCAGGAAGCGGTTATGGAGCTGGATCAGGTTCAGGAGCCGGAGCAGGTTCAGGTGCTGGAGCTGGATCAGGTGCAGGAGCGGGATCTGGATCAGGTGCTGGATACGGATCGGGAGCCGGAGCCGGAGCTGGGTCAGGTTCAGGAGCCGGTTACGGAAGTGGTTCTGGAGCTGGATCCGGTGCTGGAGCGGGATCTGGAAGCGGTTATGGTGCTGGATCTGGTGCAGGAGCAGGAGCTGGTTCAGGTGCTGGATCGGGTGCAGGAGCCGGATATGGATCAGGTGCTGGTGCTGGATACGGATCTGGCGTTGGATCAGGTGCTGGAGCGGGAGCTGGATACGGATCGGGTGCAGGAGCTGGAGCTGGGTCAGGTTCAGGAGCTGGTTACGGAAGTGGTTCTGGTGCTGGATCAGGTGCAGGATCGGGATACGGAAGCGGTTATGGTGCCGGAGCCGGTGTTGGATCAGGCGCAGGATACGGAGCAGGATCAGGTGTAGGCTACGGAGCAGGATCAGGTGCTGGAGCTGGATCGGGAGCAGGAGCTGGATATGGTTACGGATTGGGTGCCGGAGCGGGATCAGGAAGTGGATATGGTGTTGGAGCCGGCACGGGATCAGGTGCTGGAGCTGGATCGGGAGCAGGAGCCGGATCTGGGTCGGGTGCTGGTGCTGGATACGGATATGGCGCTGGAGCTGGATACGGATCGGGTGCCGGAGCTGGATCTGGATCAGGAGCCGGAGCTGGAGCTGGATACGGATTTGGCGCTGGATCAGGAGCTGGAGCTGGATCAGGTGCAGGAGCCGGAGCTGGATTAGGTGCGGGCGCGGGATCAGGTGCAGGAGCCGGAGCTGGATCAGGTGCTGGAGCTGGATCAGGAACTGGAGCTGGATCTGGATCGGGAGCGGGAGCTGGATACGGATCGGGTGCAGGAGCCGGAGCTGGGTCAGGTTCTGGAACCGGTTACGGAAGTGGTTCTGGAGCTGGATCAGGTGCCGGAGCTGGATACGGAAGCGGCTATGGTGCCGGAGCCGGTGCTGGATCAGGTGCAGGATACGGAGCAGGATCAGGTGCAGGCTACGGAGCAGGATCAG GTGCAGGCTACGGAGCAGGATCAGGTGCTGGAGCCGGTTACGGAAGTGGTTCTGGAGCTGGATCAGGTGCCGGAGGTGGATACGGAAGCGGTTATGGTGTCGGAGCCGGTGCTGGATCAGGTGCAGGATACGGAGCAGGATCAGGTGCAGGCTACGGAGCAGGATTAGGTGCTGGAGCTGGATCGGGAGCAGGAGCTGGTGCTGGATCAGGTGCTGGAGCGGGAGCTGGATCTGGATCAG GGGCGGGATCTGGATACGGATCAGGTGCCGGTACTGGAGCTGGGTCTGGTTACGGAAGTGGCTATGGAGTTGGTTCAGGTGCTGGAGCTGGATCTGGCGCTGGAGCAGGATCTGGATATGGATCGGGTGCCGGTGCCGGAGCAGGGTCTGGTTCTGGAGCCGGTTACGGAAGCGGATATGGTGCTGGTTCTGGAGTTGGATCAGGTGCAGGAGCAGGATCTGGATCAGGCGCTGGATCAGGTGCTGGAGCCGGAGCAGGATATGGAAGCGGTTATGGTGCTGGAGCTGGAGCAGGTTATGGTGCGGGATCAGGTGCTGGAGCCGGAGCAGGATCTGGAAGCGGTTATGGTGCTGGAGCTGGAGCAGGTTATGGTGCGGGATCAGGTGCTGGAGCCGGAGCGGGATCTGGCAGCGGTTATGGTGCTGGAGCTGGCGCTGGATCAGGTGCAGGAGCAGGATCTGGATCAGGCGCTGGATCAGGTGCGGGAGCTGGAGCAGGTTATGGTGCGGGATCAGGTGCAGGAGCAGGATCTGGATCTGGAAGCGGTTATGGTGCTGGAGCTGGAGCAGGTTATGGTGCGGGATCAGGTGCTGGAGCCGGAGCAGGATCTGGAAGCGGTTATGGTGCTGGAGCTGGAGCAGGTTATGGTGCGGGATCAGGTGCTGGAGCCGGAGCGGGATCTGGAAGCGGTTATGGTGCTGGAGCTGGCGCTGGATCAGGTGCAGGAGCTGGCGCTGGATCAGGTGCAGGAGCAGGATCTGGATCAGGCGCTGGATCAGGTGCGGGAGCTGGAGCAGGTTATGGTGCGGGATCAGGTGCAGGAGCAGGATCTGGATCAGGCACTGGATCAGGTGCGGGAGCTGGAGCAGGTTATGGTGCGGGATCAGGTGCTGGAGCCGGAGCTGGATATGGTGGAGGTTTTGGTGCTGGTTCAGGATCTGGATCGGGTGCTGGTGCTGGTGTGGGATCTGGAAGTGGTTATGGCACTGGAGCCGGATCTGGAGCAGGAGCTGGATCTGGTGCAGGTGCTGGATCTGGGGTAGGAGCCGGAGCTGGATCAGGTTCTGGAGCCGGTTATGGAAGTGGCTATGGTGCTGGTTCTGGAGCTGGATCAAGTGCTGGAGCGGGATCTGGAAGCGGTTATGGAACTGGAGCGGGAACTGGCTCTGGATCAGGTGTTGGTTTTGGAGCCGGATACGGAGGAGGTTACGGTGCTGGTTTCGGAGCTGGAAGCGGCGTCGGATATGGTGCTGGCGCAGGAGCTGGTGCAGGAACTGGTAATGTCATTGGAGATGCCTTTGCTCAAGAGTTTACCAAGAATTTACTATCCTCGGGTGTTTTAACCTCTGAAACTGTAACTTCCTCTTCTGCTCAAGCGACTGCATCCTCAATGGCTGCTACTGCAGCTCAAAGCTTGGGCTTGGATGCTAATACGGCTAACTACTTGTCTAACGAAATGGCCAGAATGGCTGCTTCCATGGCACAGAGTGCTAGCGACCAGGCTGCTTTTGTTCAGGCTCTGTCGTATAACATGGGAAAACTTCTTGCGGAATCTGGTGCGATTAATGAAAGTACAGCGTCATCTGCTGCCTCAAGCGCCTCTTCTTCGGTAACCCAAACTATAAGAACTTACGATCTTGGAGGAGGAGCTGGATACGGTGGCGCAGCGGCAGCTGGCGCTGGTGCATCAGCTGCGGCTGGAGCTTCAGCATCTTCAAGTGTCTCGTCTTCTAGTGGAGTTGGTACTGCAAATTACGGTGGATATGGATATGGAACGGCTGGTGCAGCAACAGAAGCTGGTGCGTATAGTAGTGCACTGAGTGGTCTGGCATCCCCTGAAGCGGTAAATAGAATAGTGTCTAACATTGGACCTATTGTATATGGTGGTTCGTCCGCTCTATCCGATGTAGCATCAAATATTATCTCCCAAGTTAGCGCTTCTGCTTATGGTGCCTCTGCTAATGACGTTGTAATCCAAGGTTTGCTGGAATTGATTTCTATTCttgttcatataataaataattgctcCATTGGTCCTGTTAACCCAAATGGAGCTGATGCATCTCTGGCTACTGTCAGACAGGCAATGGCGCCTATTCTTGGTTAA